In Actinomadura luteofluorescens, the sequence GCCCGCGGCGGAGCCGGAGCGTACCGGCGGGCACCAGGCGGGGGAGGCCGAAGGCCAGGCCCGCGAGGCCGGCGAGGACCGCGGGGAGCATCGTCCAGCCCGTCCCGTCGAGGCCGTAGAGGAGGATGCCGGTGCCCGCGGCGACGCAGAAGGCGGCCGGCAGCCGCGAGCGGCCCGTGGCGGGGGCGGCGTCTGACGGCGCTATGCCGCGCAGCACGGGGAGCAGGAGCAGCGCGGGCGGGATCACCAGCGGGACCAGCCCGAGGAACACCCACCGCCAGCCGGCGTGCTCGGCCAGAGCGCCGCCGGCCGCCGGGCCGATCAGCGAGGGCAGCACCCAGGCGGCCGACAGCGCGGCGAACACCCGGGACCGCAGGTTCTCGGGGTAGACGCGGGCGATCACGACGTACAGGGCGACGAGCGGGACGCCCGTGCCGAGGCCCTGCACGGCGCGCCCGGCGACGAACACCCACATGGACGGCGCCGCGCCCGCGACCAGCAGCCCCGCGACGAAGACGGCGAGCCCGATCAGGAAGGGGCGGGTCGGTCCCGACCGGTCGACCCAGCCGCCGGCGAGCACCGTGGCCAGCAGGCTCGTGATCAGGGTCGCGCTGAAGCCCCACGCGTACAGGGACAGGCCGTCCAGGTCGCCCGCGACGACCGGCATGACGGTGCCGACGGCCATGCTCTCGAACGCCAGCAGCGTCACGACCAGGACGATCCCGAGCGTCGCGCCCCGGAACCCCGCGCCCAAAATGCCCTGTTTTGTTGTCACCCGCTCATGATCAAGGACGGTGGTCATCGCGCGTCCGCCAGGTCCGCCGCGCGGTAGCGCCCGCTCGGAAGGCGGCCGGCGACGAGCCGGTACAGCGCGGCGGCGGCCTCCTCGGGCGGCGGGGCCGCGTCCGCGTCCTCGCCCGCCGCGCGGAGCATGGCGGTGTTCATCTCGCCCGGATCCGCCCACCAGACGGCCACGTCGGGCTCCTCGGCCGCGAGGACGTTCGACAGCTGCTCCAGCGCAGCCTTCGACGCCCCGTAGCCGCCCCACGTCTCGTAGCCCTCCACGGCCGCGTCCGACGTGATGTTGAGGATCGCGCCGCGCCGCTCCCGCAGCCCTGGCAGGACGGCCCGGATCAGCGCGAGCGGCGCGAGGACGTTCGTCGCGAACGCGTCCGCCAGGGCGTCCTCGGGAAGCGAGGCGAGCCGGGGCATCGGCGTCGGGCCGAGCGTGCTCGCGTTGTTGACGAGCAGATCGAGCCCGCTTTCGACCGCGCGGGCGAGGGCGGCCCGGTGCGCGGGATCGGCGACGTCCCCGGGGATCGCCGTGGCGCCGGTATCGGCCGCGGCGGCGGACAGGGCGACGGCGTCACGGGCGTCGATGACGAGGTTCCAGCCGTTGTCGGCGAGGGTGCGGGCGAGCGCCCGGCCGAGGCCCCGGGAGGCTCCGGTGATCAGTGCCGTCTTCATGCCCTCGACGCTAGGAACCCGCGCGTCCGGCGGCATCGGCCGACGGGTCCCCCAGGAGGTCGTCAGATGGTCCTAGGACCGGCGTCCCGCGCTCGCGGGAGGGGCGGCACGGCACGTACTCCCGCCGGCTGATTCGAGAAGACCCGCCTAGAGAGTACGGTCTTCACATGCGCGCGCCGAACGGCGCCCGCCGGGGGGAGAACGAGAGGCCGGGATGGTGACGGACGAGGGCCGCCACGGCGACCAGGGCGCGACCCTGCACGCCGTCAGCTCCGCCGTGCTCGCGGTGACCCGCCACCTGTCCGTGCACGAGGTGCTCCAGGTGATCGTCCGGGCGGCCGCCCAGCTGCTGGACGCCCGGTACGCGGCCCTCGGGGTGCCCGACGACGAGGGCTCGTTCGCCGAGTTCGTCGTCGAGGGCGTCTCGGAGGAGGACTGGGAGCGGATCGGCCCGCTGCCCCGCCAGCACGGGATGCTCGCCGCGATGCTCAAGGGCGACGCGCCGAAGCGGCTCGGCGACATCCGCAAGGAGCCCGAGTTCGAGGGCTGGCCGGTCGCGCACCCCGTCCTGAAGGACTTCCTCGGCGTGCCGATCCGCGACGGCGAGGACGTCCTCGGCATCGTCTTCCTGGCCAACAAGCGCCGGCCCGGCGGCTTCACCCAGGACGACGAAGACCTGCTCACCCTGTTCGCCGCGCACGCCGCGATCGCGATGGCGAACGCCCGCCTGTACGAGCACAACCGCGAGCTGACGGTCGTCGCCGAACGCAACCGCCTCGCCCGCGAGCTGCACGACGCCGTCGCGCAGAAGCTGTTCTCGCTGCGGCTGACGGCCCGCACCGCGTCCGCGCTGGCCGAGCGCGACCCGGTCCGGACCGTCCAGGAACTCCAGCAGGTGGAGACGCTCGCGGCCGAAGCCCTCGCCGAGTTGCGCGCCGTCATCTTCGAGCTGCGTCCCGCCGATCTGGCCGACGGTCTCGTGGCGTCGCTGCGCAAGCACGTCGATGTGCTCGACCGCGCGCACGAGTCCACCGTCCGCCTCTGCGCCGACGAAGCGATCGTCCTGCCGGAGGAGCATGAGGCCGTCGCCTTCCGCATCACCCAGGAGGCGCTCTACAACGCGCTGCGCCACGCCAAGGCGAGCACCGTGCAGGTGCGGCTCCGCACTGAGGACGAACGGGCCGTGCTAGAGGTCTCCGACGACGGCGCCGGTTTCGACGCGTCCGATACGGAGCCCCAAGGCGGCCTGGGCCTGACCTCCATGCGCGAGCGGGCGTACTCGATCGGCGGCGAGCTCGCGATCGACGCCGCGCCCGGCGAGGGCACGACCGTCCGGCTGGTGGTGCCGCTGTGAGCGCCGCGCGGGGGCCGATCCGGGTGCTGATCGCCGACGACCATCCCGTCGTCCGGCAGGGCCTGCGGACCTTCCTCGGCATCCAGGACGACATCGAGGTCGTGGGCGAGGCCGAGGACGGCACGTCGGCCGTGACGCTGGCCGAATCCCTGGAGCCCGATATCGTGCTCATGGACCTCAAGATGCCGGGCGCCGACGGCCTGACCGCGCTGGCGGAGCTGCGGGCTCGCGGAGTGACGGCACGGGTCCTCGTCCTGACCAGCGTGACGGAACGCGGGCACGTGCTGCCGGCGGTCCAGGCCGGGGCGGCCGGATACCTGTACAAGGACGTCGACCCGCAGGCGCTCGTCCAGGCGATCCGGGCGGTCAACGACGGGCACGTCCTGTTCGCGCCCGACGCGGCCGAGGCGATGCTGCGGAACGGGACGGCGGGTGACGCGGGAAGGGACGACCGCGGCCTCGCCGCGCTGACCGAACGGGAACGGGAGGTGCTCGTGCACATAGCGCGGGGCAGGTCGAACCGGGAGATCGCCCGCGCCCTCGTGGTGTCCGAGAAGACGGTCAAGACGCACGTCAGTAATCTGCTCATGAAACTGGGAGTCCAGGATCGGACGCAGGCGGCCCTGTACGCGGTCCGGCACGGTGTGGGAAACACGAGTGCCGCCGGGGAAACCGGGAAGACCACTGCCCGCGGCTGATACAACTCCTCTGACAGGATCGTCATCGAAATTGGTATGAACGTAGCAATCAGGTACGCAGCAGGCAGCGACATCGGGTGCAACCGGGAGAACAACGAGGACTCCGGGTACGCCGGTGCGCGGTTGATCGCGGTCGCGGACGGCATGGGCGGGTATGCGGGCGGCGAGGTCGCGAGCTCGACCGTGATCGGCTCACTGCGCTCGCTGGACACCGATGCCCATAAAGACGATCTTGTCGACATGCTGGGCCGCGCCGTGGCCGAGGCCAACGAGAAGTTGCGCATCGTCCGGGAGGAACGCCCCGACCTGAGCCGGATGGGCACCACGCTCACCGCCATGCTCTGGTCCGGCGAGTCCGTCGCGCTGGCGCACGTCGGTGACTCGCGCGGCTACCTGCTGCGCGACGGCGAGCTCTTCCAGATGACGCAGGACCACACCATGGACGAGCTGCTCAAGGCGGAGGCCGAGCAGGCCGGCCAGCAGGCCGATCCCGCCGAGACGTCCCGGCTCTCGCACGTGCTGTACCGCGTGCTGGACGGGCGCGAGGACCGCGAGCCCGACCTGCGGCTGCGCGAGGCCCGCCTCGGCGACCGGTATCTGCTGTGCTCCGACGGCCTGAGCGGCCCGGTCGACGCGCAGAAGATCTACGAGGTGCTGTCCGCGGAGGCCGAGCCGCAGCGCGCCGTCGACCGGCTGATCGAGATGGCCCGCGACAACGGCGGCCCCGACAACATCACCGCCGTCATCGCCGACGTCGTCGAGGCCGAGCACCTCGCCGGCTCCGACGAGCCCGTCGTCGTCGGCGCCGCCGCCCAGGCCTGACGCCCCGCCCGGCCCACCGCCCCGGGCCGGACGCCGCACCCGGCCCGACGCTCCCCGGGCCGGCCGTTTCCTCGGGCCTCGACGCCCCGGGCCGGGCACGATGGCGCCGGCCCGCCCGTGCGACACGCCGTGCCCCAAGGCGCCGAGGCGATCTCCTCCCATCTCCGGCGCATCCCCGGCATCGCCCGTTCCGCGCGCACGTCCCGTTCGCCGCACGTCCCGAACCGGACGATTCATTCATGCTCGTAACGCGAAAGAGTGCCCATGTAGCAGGTGATTTGTCCTACTCTTGCCCGAGAGGTGGTGTCGCCGGGCACCGAGTAACGGTCTCGTAGCGGATCGTTGCCCGGACTTGACCCGCCTCAGGGTGCACCCGATATACGGGTCACTCACCTGTATGTCATCGAGGCGGAGGATTCGTTGGGGGGAGCGCCCGGGACGGCGTCCGCCGGTGCACCGCGAGGTGCGCTCGGGGGGATCGTCAGCCGGACCCTCACCGCGGCGCAGCACGGACCCCAGGGTGTGGTGCTGCGCGTCGCGGCGATGGCCGTCGCGGCCATCGGCGCGTCATGGATCCATCGCGTGAACGACCCCGGCGTGCTCTGTCCCCTGCGGGCGCTCACCGGAATCCCATGTCCCCTGTGCGGGGGCACGACCGTGTTCATCGAGTTCGGCTCGGGCCGCCCCGGCCAGGCCGTCCTCGCGAACCCGGTCGCGCTCGCCGGCGCCGTCGCCGTCGCCGCCGCACCGCTGGGACTGGGTGGACGGTGGTGGGCACTCCAGCCGAAGACC encodes:
- a CDS encoding DUF2752 domain-containing protein codes for the protein MGGAPGTASAGAPRGALGGIVSRTLTAAQHGPQGVVLRVAAMAVAAIGASWIHRVNDPGVLCPLRALTGIPCPLCGGTTVFIEFGSGRPGQAVLANPVALAGAVAVAAAPLGLGGRWWALQPKTRAWMLGTALVGSELWQLVRFGVLRV
- a CDS encoding GAF domain-containing sensor histidine kinase, producing the protein MVTDEGRHGDQGATLHAVSSAVLAVTRHLSVHEVLQVIVRAAAQLLDARYAALGVPDDEGSFAEFVVEGVSEEDWERIGPLPRQHGMLAAMLKGDAPKRLGDIRKEPEFEGWPVAHPVLKDFLGVPIRDGEDVLGIVFLANKRRPGGFTQDDEDLLTLFAAHAAIAMANARLYEHNRELTVVAERNRLARELHDAVAQKLFSLRLTARTASALAERDPVRTVQELQQVETLAAEALAELRAVIFELRPADLADGLVASLRKHVDVLDRAHESTVRLCADEAIVLPEEHEAVAFRITQEALYNALRHAKASTVQVRLRTEDERAVLEVSDDGAGFDASDTEPQGGLGLTSMRERAYSIGGELAIDAAPGEGTTVRLVVPL
- a CDS encoding PP2C family protein-serine/threonine phosphatase, producing the protein MNVAIRYAAGSDIGCNRENNEDSGYAGARLIAVADGMGGYAGGEVASSTVIGSLRSLDTDAHKDDLVDMLGRAVAEANEKLRIVREERPDLSRMGTTLTAMLWSGESVALAHVGDSRGYLLRDGELFQMTQDHTMDELLKAEAEQAGQQADPAETSRLSHVLYRVLDGREDREPDLRLREARLGDRYLLCSDGLSGPVDAQKIYEVLSAEAEPQRAVDRLIEMARDNGGPDNITAVIADVVEAEHLAGSDEPVVVGAAAQA
- a CDS encoding response regulator — its product is MSAARGPIRVLIADDHPVVRQGLRTFLGIQDDIEVVGEAEDGTSAVTLAESLEPDIVLMDLKMPGADGLTALAELRARGVTARVLVLTSVTERGHVLPAVQAGAAGYLYKDVDPQALVQAIRAVNDGHVLFAPDAAEAMLRNGTAGDAGRDDRGLAALTEREREVLVHIARGRSNREIARALVVSEKTVKTHVSNLLMKLGVQDRTQAALYAVRHGVGNTSAAGETGKTTARG
- a CDS encoding SDR family NAD(P)-dependent oxidoreductase, encoding MKTALITGASRGLGRALARTLADNGWNLVIDARDAVALSAAAADTGATAIPGDVADPAHRAALARAVESGLDLLVNNASTLGPTPMPRLASLPEDALADAFATNVLAPLALIRAVLPGLRERRGAILNITSDAAVEGYETWGGYGASKAALEQLSNVLAAEEPDVAVWWADPGEMNTAMLRAAGEDADAAPPPEEAAAALYRLVAGRLPSGRYRAADLADAR
- a CDS encoding MFS transporter, with the translated sequence MTTVLDHERVTTKQGILGAGFRGATLGIVLVVTLLAFESMAVGTVMPVVAGDLDGLSLYAWGFSATLITSLLATVLAGGWVDRSGPTRPFLIGLAVFVAGLLVAGAAPSMWVFVAGRAVQGLGTGVPLVALYVVIARVYPENLRSRVFAALSAAWVLPSLIGPAAGGALAEHAGWRWVFLGLVPLVIPPALLLLPVLRGIAPSDAAPATGRSRLPAAFCVAAGTGILLYGLDGTGWTMLPAVLAGLAGLAFGLPRLVPAGTLRLRRGLPSVILVRGLLSGAFFGTDVFIPLALTRLHDFSATQAGIVLTVGALGWSAASQIQGRSERPREFYALLGAVLVTAGIVLATVALQFSGWLAAPAWIVGGAGMGFSIGSLSVLLLDLSAEDEQGVNSSALQISDTLGSSLVVGVAGALVTGFGAARLDAGLAVAGALFAAIAAFGAIAALRLEVRT